The following are from one region of the Coffea eugenioides isolate CCC68of chromosome 2, Ceug_1.0, whole genome shotgun sequence genome:
- the LOC113759831 gene encoding ATP-dependent DNA helicase RRM3-like, producing the protein MGQEEQAKHSYIRLLATVRSKGQIALATASCGVAASILPGGRTAHSRFKIPIHEDNDSGCNVNKQSSSARLIKQAKLIIWDKATMAKKYAIECFEKLLRDIMDSDTVFGGKVIVFGGDFRQTLPVVVKGYKEDYISASLVKSYVWNHLEKLRLVANMRAYLDKPFSDFLLSLGNGTLPCFDDSRITLPHYLTIPFVDDL; encoded by the coding sequence ATGGGCCAGGAGGAACAGGCAAAACATTCTTATATAAGGTTACTGGCAACTGTGAGGTCTAAAGGCCAAATTGCATTAGCCACAGCATCATGTGGCGTTGCTGCTTCCATTCTTCCAGGAGGACGTACAGCTCACTCTCGATTTAAGATTCCAATTCATGAGGATAATGACAGTGGCTGTAATGTTAACAAACAAAGTAGCAGTGCAAGATTGATCAAGCAAGCCAAACTCATCATCTGGGATAAAGCAACAATGGCCAAAAAATATGCTATTGAGTGCTTTGAGAAGCTACTGAGGGATATAATGGACTCAGATACAGTATTTGGTGGCAAGGTTATCGTATTTGGTGGTGACTTCCGTCAGACATTACCTGTTGTTGTCAAAGGGTACAAAGAAGATTACATTTCTGCCAGCTTGGTAAAATCTTATGTTTGGAACCATCTTGAAAAACTCCGCCTGGTTGCAAACATGCGTGCATATTTAGATAAACCATTTtcagattttcttttgagtCTTGGTAATGGAACTTTGCCTTGCTTTGATGACTCCAGAATAACATTGCCACACTATCTTACAATACCTTTTGTTGATGATCTGTGA
- the LOC113759832 gene encoding uncharacterized protein LOC113759832, which translates to MCLRKNHRRREARASMLDPMVHTKNPAKLRSNNIVSSTPVSLLSENQLSDASENISLSLPVLSEDVLKTSDIPLATCSSSNNHVCCDVINGPSNGVETEMPAQLAKLYTANTPEAIEFGQCIRSYNNMFAFTSLGVHSDKELNKRDRGIYAFRVQGQMYHFLNPLVPMDDHKPSNVQLYYFDTEHEIANRMAISNKFRETILEQLQQILDHNPYAVFFRSLRGFEDIYNHKIFLNSHPSLDQRVYNTPTISQVATIWTENDLNIGDSSQHIQVYPRSGRPQIIKDYFGYYDTLQYPLIFARGETGWHEGIQRIFKDQQSVQDSLTCQGHDIHIGHCSSAEEIISAENAVLQKRKKKRNTVCREYYCYKFQMCQIDKSLLLHCGRLFQQFCIDTYVKIESARLDFHRNRQRQIRTDVYQGILDSIANGETSASNVSKRIYLPASFIGGPRDMKRIYMDAMTLVQKYGKPDIFLTMTCNPAWPEIKKHLSNGEEAHNRPDVTLRVFRAKLEMLRNDIIKKGLFGKVATYTYVIEFQKRGLPHAHFLIILANGCKLDSPEAYDRVISAELPDPASFPYLHSIVVAHMLHGPCGTTNKNSPCMKQNRKCRFAYPKEFAEFTRHNKDSYPLYMRRHNGNTVTAHHFQFDNRWVVSYNPYLLAKYDCHINVEVCSTIEAVKYIYKYIYKGHSKILYQLNEVENDGAIDEIKNFQSGRWICAPEATWRVFAFDLSNLNPSVMALQIHLEGEQSMVFNEDDILERVAVDERMSRTMLTEFFWMNSVDARAQALKCLYKEFPQHFVWNATHRIWEPRQRRSTIGRLTTVHPTQGEKYYLRMLLRHVKGPMSYESLKHIGSRTASTFREAAEILGLLKTDDSAEQCLLEVKFEPYLSKDISRDKSLSPEQTKLKVLQLIDSHLQYMGKHLADFNIAVLDTNAFSIQRDTQEIEAELDIKVSAEDIALVALLNDHQ; encoded by the exons ATGTGTCTACGCAAGAATCATCGTCGTAGGGAAGCTAGGGCGTCTATGCTTGACCCAATGGTTCACACTAAAAATCCAGCTAAACTTCGAAGCAACAATATTGTATCCTCGACTCCAGTATCACTACTTTCTGAGAATCAGCTGTCTGATGCTTCAGAAAACATAAGCCTATCGCTTCCTGTGCTATCCGAAGATGTCCTCAAAACATCTGACATACCTTTAGCAA CCTGTTCATCTTCTAACAACCATGTCTGCTGTGATGTTATAAATGGACCGAGTAATGGAG TTGAGACAGAGATGCCAGCTCAGTTAGCAAAACTGTACACTGCTAATACTCCTGAAGCAATCGAATTTGGCCAATGTATTAGAAGCTATAATAATATGTTCGCATTCACGTCTCTGGGAGTTCATTCTGATAAAGAGTTGAATAAGAGAGACAGAGGAATCTATGCATTCAGAGTACAGGGCCAAATGTACCATTTTCTCAATCCCCTGGTTCCAATGGACGACCACAAACCATCAAATGTACAGTTATACTATTTTGATACTGAGCATGAAATTGCGAATCGGATGGCCATTTCTAATAAATTTCGAGAAACTATTCTGGAACAGCTGCAGCAAATTCTGGATCACAATCCCTATGCTGTATTTTTTCGCAGTTTAAGAGGCTTTGAAGACATTTATAACCATAAAATTTTCTTAAACTCGCACCCTTCTCTAGACCAGCGTGTGTATAACACTCCAACAATCTCTCAAGTGGCTACCATATGGACAGAAAATGACCTTAATATAGGAGATTCTTCTCAGCATATACAGGTCTATCCAAGGAGTGGTAGACCACAAATCATTAAAGACTACTTTGGATATTATGACACGTTACAGTATCCCTTAATTTTTGCAAGAGGTGAGACTGGATGGCATGAAGGTATACAAAGAATTTTTAAAGATCAGCAGTCTGTACAAGATTCCTTGACATGTCAGGGCCATGATATCCATATAGGCCATTGTTCTTCTGCAGAGGAAATAATTTCAGCTGAGAATGCAG TTttacagaaaagaaagaaaaaaaggaacaCTGTCTGTCGTGAATACTATTGCTACAAGTTTCAAATGTGCCAAATTGACAAATCCTTGTTATTGCACTGTGGGAGACTCTTCCAGCAATTCTGTATCGATACATATGTGAAGATAGAATCAGCAAGGCTGGATTTTCATCGAAATAGGCAACGACAAATCAGAACAGATGTTTACCAAGGAATTTTAGACAGCATTGCAAATGGAGAAACCTCTGCATCAAACGTTAGTAAACGAATATATTTGCCTGCTTCTTTTATTGGAGGTCCTCGAGATATGAAACGAATATACATGGACGCTATGACCCTGGTTCAAAAGTATGGAAAACCTGACATATTCTTAACAATGACCTGTAATCCAGCTTGGCCTGAGATCAAGAAGCATCTATCTAATGGCGAAGAAGCACACAACAGACCTGATGTAACATTAAGAGTATTTCGCGCCAAACTAGAGATGCTCAGAAATGATATTATCAAAAAAGGGCTTTTTGGCAAAGTTGCAACATACACTTATGTTATAGAATTTCAGAAAAGAGGCCTTCCACATGCACATTTTTTGATAATCCTTGCAAATGGATGCAAATTGGACTCACCTGAAGCTTATGATCGAGTTATATCTGCAGAATTACCGGATCCAGCTTCTTTCCCTTACCTCCATTCTATTGTGGTTGCTCATATGTTGCATGGACCATGTGGAACAACTAATAAAAACAGCCCATGTAtgaaacaaaatagaaaatgcagATTTGCCTATCCAAAGGAGTTTGCTGAATTCACAAGACATAATAAGGATTCATATCCTCTTTACATGCGCCGTCATAATGGAAACACTGTCACAGCTCATCACTTCCAGTTTGACAATCGTTGGGTTGTTTCCTACAATCCATACTTACTTGCCAAGTATGATTGTCACATCAATGTTGAAGTTTGTTCCACAATTGAAGctgttaaatatatttacaaatATATCTACAAAGGACACTCAAAGATCCTGTATCAGCTTAATGAAGTAGAGAATGATGGAGCAATTGAcgaaataaaaaatttccaaTCTGGACGTTGGATATGTGCACCTGAAGCAACATGGCGAGTATTTGCTTTCGACCTCAGTAACTTGAATCCATCTGTCATGGCACTGCAGATACATTTAGAAGGAGAACAGTCAATGGTTTTCAATGAAGATGATATTCTGGAGAGAGTTGCAGTGGATGAACGAATGTCACGAACTATGCTGACAgaatttttttggatgaatAGTGTAGATGCACGTGCACAGGCCCTAAAATGTCTTTATAAAGAATTTCCTCAGCATTTTGTATGGAATGCAACTCACAGAATATGGGAACCGAGACAAAGAAGAAGCACAATTGGAAGACTAACTACAGTGCATCCAACTCAAGGTGAAAAGTACTACTTACGGATGTTACTAAGGCATGTCAAAGGGCCTATGTCTTATGAAAGTCTAAAACACATTGGTTCACGAACAGCTTCAACTTTCAGAGAAGCTGCAGAAATTCTAGGCTTATTAAAGACTGATGATAGTGCAGAACAATGTTTACTTGAAGTT AAATTTGAACCATACCTGTCTAAAGATATTTCTAGAGACAAGTCTTTATCACCTGAGCAGACAAAACTAAAAGTTCTCCAGCTCATTGACTCTCACCTGCAATATATGGGCAAACATCTTGCTGATTTCAACATAGCTGTCCTTGACACTAATGCCTTTTCCATTCAAAGAGACACACAAGAAATAGAAGCCGAGCTCGACATCAAAGTTTCTGCTGAAGACATAGCATTAGTTGCTCTTCTCAATGATCATCAATGA